A genomic window from Centroberyx gerrardi isolate f3 chromosome 14, fCenGer3.hap1.cur.20231027, whole genome shotgun sequence includes:
- the gpr173 gene encoding putative G-protein coupled receptor 173, with protein MGGGAYGMANGNESSEGPGGPMGAVVATTGGMVAGGPSSAVSTYLKLVLLGLIICISLVGNLVVSLLVLRDRALHKAPYYFLLDLCLADTIRSAVCFPFVLVSIKNGSAWTYSVLSCKVVAFMAVLFCFHAAFMLFCISVTRYMAIAHHRFYSKRMTFWTCVAVVCMVWTLSVAMAFPPVFDVGTYKFIREEDQCIFEHRYFKANDTLGFMLMLAVLILATHVVYMKLLLFEYKHRKMKPVQMVPAISQNWTFHGPGATGQAAANWIAGFGRGPMPPTLLGIRQNLHNQNRRLLGMEEFKAEKQLGRMFYVITLLFLVLWSPYIVACYWRVFVKACTIPHRYLSTTVWMSFAQAGVNPIVCFFLNKDLKKGLLSHLPACCRTKPHLPREPYCVM; from the coding sequence ATGGGAGGGGGGGCGTACGGGATGGCAAATGGGAATGAGAGCAGCGAAGGGCCGGGCGGGCCCATGGGAGCAGTGGTGGCCACCACAGGAGGTATGGTAGCTGGGGGTCCTTCCTCAGCTGTCTCCACCTATCTTAAACTGGTGCTGCTGGGCCTGATCATCTGCATCAGCCTGGTGGGCAACTTGGTGGTGTCTCTGCTGGTGCTGAGGGACCGGGCCCTGCATAAGGCGCCGTACTACTTTCTGTTGGACCTGTGCCTGGCGGACACCATTCGCTCGGCCGTCTGCTTCCCCTTTGTGCTGGTGTCCATCAAGAACGGCTCTGCCTGGACCTACAGTGTGCTGAGCTGCAAGGTGGTGGCCTTCATGGCGGTGCTCTTCTGCTTCCACGCCGCCTTCATGCTTTTTTGCATCAGCGTGACACGATACATGGCCATCGCCCACCACCGCTTTTACTCCAAACGCATGACATTCTGGACGTGCGTGGCGGTGGTGTGCATGGTGTGGACACTGTCGGTGGCGATGGCTTTCCCGCCCGTTTTTGACGTGGGCACCTACAAATTCATTCGCGAGGAGGACCAGTGCATCTTCGAGCATCGCTACTTCAAGGCCAACGACACGCTAGGCTTCATGCTAATGCTGGCTGTGCTCATCCTGGCCACACACGTAGTCTACATGAAGCTACTTCTCTTCGAGTACAAGCACCGCAAGATGAAGCCAGTCCAGATGGTGCCAGCCATCAGTCAGAACTGGACCTTCCACGGGCCGGGGGCCACGGGCCAAGCAGCGGCCAACTGGATCGCGGGCTTCGGCCGGGGCCCGATGCCACCCACTCTGCTGGGAATCCGGCAGAACTTGCACAACCAGAACCGGCGCCTGCTGGGCATGGAGGAGTTCAAAGCAGAGAAGCAGCTTGGCAGGATGTTCTACGTGATCACCCTGCTGTTCCTGGTGCTCTGGTCTCCCTACATAGTGGCTTGCTATTGGCGGGTGTTTGTTAAGGCCTGCACAATACCCCACCGGTACCTCTCCACCACGGTGTGGATGAGCTTTGCCCAAGCCGGGGTCAACCCTATTGTCTGCTTCTTCCTCAACAAAGACCTGAAGAAAGGGCTCCTGTCCCACCTACCAGCCTGCTGCAGGACTAAACCTCATCTGCCACGAGAGCCTTATTGTGTCATGTGA